The Silene latifolia isolate original U9 population chromosome X, ASM4854445v1, whole genome shotgun sequence genome contains the following window.
GAAACCTAGTCAAACCGGTGGTCGATAATGGGTAAACTCCGAACAACTGTCTCTTTATATCGTCGCTCTGCATCTCATGGGCACACCATTCCCGCATAACAAGGTAGTCTTATTCTTGCCCTTGTTGGGCATGGGATATAACTCAAAATCCACAATTTATGTCATCTCCAACATCAACCCAACCGTCAAAGTGGCCCCAACGCTCCTCCGGTACACCGTACCGTTTAGTCCATGATGATATAAGGCCAATGGTGTACTTTCTTTCTAACGGAGCATCGACCACTCCTGAAGGAAATTAAAGTCACAAACTCTCTGTTGTGCATTTGTTGAACCGTCAGTGTTTGGTGTCCCGAACTTCCTTTGGCTATGTTCAAAACCCGGCTTATTTCTTATTGTAGAACCTTTGGGATGGCCTTTCAGATGCTCATTAATAGGGGTTGGCAAAAGATCTTTGTCCTCTGGGTGTTGGAAATCACGCAACATGTCGATGAATGCCCTCCGGTAAACCGCGCAACTGTTTCTCACACCATCAACGAGTTCCTCAAACACATCATTATCAATTTTTGGCATTTGTTCGGACTGTCATACACCAATGCCTTCGAAAAGACATGAACATCCTCAAGAACGACCCACATACCTTTGTTCTTCAAAGAAACCAAGTTCCATGCATAAGGTAATCCATGAGTCGTTCGTAGCACGTGCCCACATCGGTCCTCCAACCCGATACCCAAACCAAGTCCTCTCATAAGTTCTTTCTCCATTATCTCTATGGCCTTAAGAGGCACGATCCCATGCAATAAGGAGAAAGTATGAGATGTTATCTTTAGTCTACTCCTTGAATCTTCGAGCTTTTTTCTAATTTTAGAATTTTGACCTTCGAGCATGGAGTGGATATGGGACCACAAGGTATCAAGTGTCAGATGGCTACCTTTCAGCCAAGCCTTCAATATAGAATGGGCTGACTCAACACGGGAAGTTGTCGTATTACCAAGATGGAAGCACACATTTGTATAGCATAATTTAAACTTCGCCGAGTGCTCACCCTAAGCGTTCCTGATATAAGTACTCAAAGGACACCACTTGCGATAGAAAACCGACCAAGCTTGCTGAAACTCTTCCTCGATAAGTGCATCGATCACTCTATTCCAACCTGAATCTTTATTTGTGATGACATAGATCTTGTAACTCTCAGGCTGGTAGAAACTGGTTGCTTTTGCATCGATAGCTTTGTTCACGTGCCATCGACACAACAAATGATCAACCTCGGGATATACTACTTTAATAGCGTTGATCAAACCCAATTCCCGGTCGGTGATGAAAATAACAGGGGACACTCCGGTGCAATCTAGAATGTCACCTAACTTGTTCAACAACCATGTGTAATAGTCCTCGAACTTTGTGGGAAGCATCGCCATGTGATTAAGAACGAAGATCCGGTGGGTGTGACACCAACAACCTCAACGACTGGATTCTTGTATGAGTTGATATTATACGTCGAATCCATTATTACGATATAAGGATAAGCCCAGAACAACTTCATGGAAACGGGATGTGCCATGAAGACAAGTGTGATCTCTTTTGTCTCAGTCTTACTCTCATGTCAATGAATATATTTTGCTTCTACGGCTAGAGCCAACATATGTTGAGCGGTGTTCCTTTCACCCCTAATTTCTCGCCTAATTTTCCTTGTCTCGTTATAGATCTAGGTGCTTGACGGTTGAGGTTTTTTGGGCATTTTCTTGTGAAGACCATTTTTAATATCCCTCGGTAGAACCCCGGCCGTAGTTTATTGCCTTACATAGGCCTTCTCCTCGTCATCCAATCCAGCAAAGTGATGATCCCCGTCCTTGTAAATTGCTACATTGTGATTGTGTCGTCCACCACCCTCGGAGGTTATAATGTTCCAAGCTACCCTCACTTGATCATTTTTAACCACGTAATTTTGCACCGCACGAAGACGAAACTGGGAGGAACATTTAGTCGACCTCTTTGGCTTGTCGGGATCATCCGTTGGCGGGGGTAATCCATGTCTTGAACAACGAAAGTAAGTTGCCAACAACcagttttcttttctgttttttgccccgttatttgctttaaccaaagcaaaACCATTCTCGAATGCTATACTTTTAGCCCAATTGAAAGAATCATCACGCGTTTCAAAGTCTAAAGTCGTCTCGAACAACGGGTTATAATCAAAATAATTATGACCAATACTCTGCCACGAAACCTTTTTGACGCAATTTGGACAATTGttagaaaataaaaattaaacataacctaaataaattacattaaacggaagcaaaacaaacaaacgcGTTAAATGTCCGACCAAGGACTGAAAGTTGATACTCAACAATCAATCTATGGCCAAACAATGAGATTCAACGTTCAACCATGGACTGAATGTTGAGAATCACGTTCAACCATGGACAAACGGTGAATCTCAACGTTCAATCATGGGTCAAACGTTGAATCTAAAGGTTCAACCATGGTCAAACGTTTAGACTCAACGTTCAACCATGGCCAAACGTTGAGATTCAACATTCAGCCCATAGTTGAATATTGGGTTTCAAGGTTTGTTCATGGACTGATTGTTGAGTCTCAACTTTCAATCCATGGGTTGTATAATTTCATATGTACGCAAAAACTCGCAATATTTACTCCAATTGAGTAAATACGTGACGTAATTAaagtaacaaaaaaaattaacGAAATTAATAATTCAATTAACTTGTTAACGAACCGGTGATTCGGGTTCCGTCATGCcaattgttgttgttcgtttttttatttattatttaatttgttttacatgAATTTGAGAGAAAATATTGTTAAGGGAGAAAGTAATGTCATTGTGCGTGGGGCATTCTCGTGTTTTAGAATGAAAACGTCGTCGATAATTACTAAAACGCCATCGATGAAAATTGGCCCTATTAATCAAAGGgagtttatttattttttcctTCCCTTTACAgttatttctttttcttattcccATTGCCTTTCCCTTTTTTCTTGTTTCAACCAAACCCTCCTTATTTATTGTAGTAATGCTACTCTTATACAATGAATTAGATAAATAAATGTATAAATAATAATCGCACACTATAGAAAAATACTGCAAATATAAAATCAAATCATCAattctaaaaataaaataattaacctttctcttcaaaacccaaaaacagctagtcttgctatagacggatatatccgtctatagctaaagacgagTCAAATAGGTTGAAcgtggtgacattttttgccctcactaccccacttgttgcttgtcctattaagaatgtggtattgtatttggcccgtctttagttatagacggatatgtgccttctataatgagattttgtgaccCAAACATCCCTTGAAAGCCTATCTATACATTgagattatattattattattatattataataaGTAATACTGTAAGATATtccataaaataaataagtattttattaatatttaattaagttattttatggaaattaagttgGTCCATTGTATGGTGGAATTTACCGAGGATTTTGTTTCCACTATTATCTCCCATAAGTTACCACTCACAATTTAGGAAACTGTTCAATTGACTCTTTGATGGCAAGAGTCTATATAAGGGGAACATATTTATTCTGATTAAGGTTCACCAGCCTACCTCATTAAGAAAATACACCATCTAAATTGTGAGGCTGAGGGTTTGGAAACCAAGTTAGATTTGGGAATAAGAAATTGGGTTATTCATTAAGACGgatcaattatttcaagcaatggctggaggtaaGTAATCGATCTCTTTTATCGCTTCCGCATTCAGTTTATACATGTTCATTATGAGACTAGAACATGTTAATTTTAGACTAAAaacttacagttggtatcagagcgagtaaTCGCCTCTGCCTTGCTTGGTTAGTTCTTGTTGCCTCTTTTTTAGTCTCCCTACCCCCCCGTTTTTGATACGGGTACGGATCCGAATAACACTACTCCAAATGACACTACTCAAGTCTCGTTATTTTCAAGCTCGGCGTCTCGGTTCGTGAGCTTGATTTCATACGTTGGATTTGCCTAGTTACAAGATTCCTACAATATTCAAGTTCCACTTTAAATTTAGTTAATTAAGGGATTGTTCTCCCTGTTTTCGTGAGTGTTGTTTATGCGTGTTTAATGGCCTTTAGCGGCTAGAATTATGGCTTAAAGTAGGGGATTACTTTCCATGTTTTCTGGGTTGTTTTGCTGGAATTAGGGCCTAAAGTAGGGGATTATTAAAATCATTAGTGGCCCTCTTAAAGCCTTGAACGGCTGTCTAGGAAAAGGCTATTTATAGTCTTcaattttattgtattgtcattcacAGTTTAATCAAAAATCATAATTTGCTTGTTGGCATTTTTTTGTTAATTGTTCAAACGCGTCTTTGAATTTTTAACTTGATCGTTCTCAATAGGTCTTGGGATCGTTCGTCGTTgtggaattataggtctaattcttCAACTATCTATCCGTTTCAACTTACAATATATTCGAACTTCGTTCGCATATCTTAATTTCGCTTCCGTATATTTAAATTCGTATcatttgtggtatcagagcttcggctcttgattttccaTTAAAATCGAGACGATCCTAAGTTTCGATtctattcaaaaaaaaaaaaaaaaaaaaaaaaaaaaaaaaaaaaaatttcacgttcaCGTGTGACGGTCAGTgcattcatcaaaaaaaaaaaaaaaaaaaaggcacatACTGTTCTAATGGCAGACTTTGATGATGACATGCTTCTCAATCAAGTTCGTGACCTGCTCCGCAATCACCCTACTGGAAACCGACTTCGCCCAAAACAGGACGAGTTCAAAGTCTCAGAACTTCCTGAGTTCGTTGGTGGGACCAACCCGGAGGATTATTTGGATTGGGAAAGGAAGATCGATCGCTTGTTCGATTTTAAAGATCTCAGTGACGAGAAGAGATGCAAATATGCTATTCTGAGATTAAGCAAAGGGGCGTCACTTTGGTACGAGGGATTGAAGGCGAAACGATCTCGCGCTGGGAAGGACAAGATTTCTTCGTGGGATTCCCTAAAGCGAAAATTGAGAAAGAGGTATGTACCAGCTACGCATAAACTGAGTGTTTATCGTAAAATTGCGGATTTTATGCAAGAAAAATTGAGTGTTGCCGAATATATAGATGAGTttgaaaaattaattttaatggGGGAATTAGAGGAGAATGAGGAACAAAAAATGTCACGATTTCTTCGTGGTTTAAACCGTCACATAGCCAATACAGTCGAGTTATACCCGTATTCAGATTTTGATACCCTATGTACCTTATGCCTAAAAATCGAAGCCCAAGGGAAGTTCAAAACAGGAGGGTCAAGCAAAGAATACAGTAGTCCCTATACTTATTCCAAACCCGTTTTTCCCCCTAAAACAACACCTACTCCAAATTCAATAAATTCGCCCAAAGCCACACCAAAAACCACCGAGTCAGGGAAGGAGACGAGTTTGTCGAAGGTTCGTTGTTTTAAATGTCAGGGGTTCGGTCACTTTCAGAGTGCGTGCCCGAACAGAAGGGTAGTGACATTAAGGGAGGCTAGGGAGTATCTAGATGATGCGGCCGAGGAAGAGGAGCGGCTGGGTGACATATTTAATTTTGATGAGGGTGAGGGAGAAGAGGTGGAAGAGGGTTATGAGGCTCCGATATATGACACGCTGTTAGTTCTCCGTTCGTTGCAAGTTCAGGTCGAGTCTATTGATTCGGATCAGCGGGAACAATTATTCCACACCAAATGCCAAGTCAAAAACAAATGGTGTAGCGTAATTATAGATGGTGGAAGCTGTACTAATGTGGCCTCGGAGGAGATGGTTTCTAAGTTGGGTTTAACCACGGTTGCGCATCCTAAGCCTTACGCGCTACATTGGTTGAACGATGGAAACAGCGTGAAGGTGACTAGGCAGGCTCGGGTGGGCTTGTCGATGGGTTCTTATGTCGATGAAGTACTTTGTGACGTCATccctatggatgcttgtcacGTTTTACTAGGGAGACCGTGGCAGTTTGATCGAGACGTTGTGCACCAAGGGAGAAGCAACGAGTATGTGTTGAGGGACAATGGTAAAAAAATTGTTCTAAAACCAATGTCTTCTCAAGCTATTCGTTCCATGAGCACCAAAAAGAAGAAGACAACGATGTTGGTTAAGGAGCGGGAAATTGAGCAAGCTATTGATCGAGGGGAGCTTGTTTATCTCCTCTTAGCCAAGGAGGAATCGGTTTTGGACAGGGTTCTGTCGGTTGGCAGTCCCGTTGATGGGTTGCTACGGGAATTCGCGGATGTCTTTCCCGACGATTTGCCACCAGGTTTACCTCCTATTCGAGGGATCGAGCATCAAGTCGATCTTGTTCCCGGGGCGCCATTGCCAAACAAGGCTGCGTATAGGTGTAATCCAGAGGAAGCTAAGGAGCTTCAAGGGCAGATTAATGAATTGATGGAGCGTGGTTATTTGCGTGAAAGTATGAGTCCGTGTGCGGTACCGGTCTTACTTGTACCAAAGAAGGATGGGTCATGGCGTATGTGTGTTGATTCAAGGGCGGTCAACAACATCACTATTAAATATCGGTTTCCAATTCCACGACTTGATGACTTGCTTGATGAATTACACGGCTCTAAattattttctaagattgatttgcgAAGCGGATATCATCAAATCCGTATGCGTGAGGGTGACGAGTGGAAGACTGCGTTCAAGACAAAGTACGGGTTATATGAGTGGAccgtcatgcctttcggtctcactAATGCTCCGAGTACGTTTATGCGCCTAATGAATGAAGTGCTGAAGGCGTTTTTGGGCAAATTTGTGGTCGTCTACCTTGACGATATTCTGGTTTATAGCCGGAATTTACAAAAGCATCTAGAGCATCTTAGGATGGTTTTCGAGACACTTAGAGAGCAAAAACTATATGGGAAACGCGAGAAATGTTCCTTCTTGGAAGAAAAGATTTTGTTCTTGGGTTATGTGGTGTCGGGAGATGGAGTGGAGGTCGACCAATCCAAGGTCGATGCAATACGGACCTGGCCGTCACCGTGTTCAGTCACTGAGGTAAGGTCTTTTCTTGGTCTTGCTTCGTTTTATCGCCGTTTTATTCATAACTTTAGTACCATTGCAAGTCCAATGACGGAATGTCTCAAGAAGGGTACGTTTATGTGGGGAGAAGCTGCCCAAGCTTCGTTCGAATTATTGAAAGAAAGATTGAGTCAGGCACCCATTTTGGCTTTACCCAATTTTTCGCAACCTTTCGAGGTTGAATGTGACGCTAGCGGGGTCGGTATCGGGGCATTTTAAAGCAAGGGGTCGGCCGGTGGCCTTCTTTTCGAGAAAAATTGGGGGTGCTCGTTTGAGATATTGTACCTACGATAAGGAGTTCTACGCCATAGTTAGAGCGCTCATGTATTGGAGTCATTATTTACGGCCTAATCATTTCATTTTACACTCCGATCACGAGTCTTTAAAATACATCAACGGGCAGCAAAATTTAAGTCCTCGTCATGCCAAATGGGTTGAATTTTTGCAAGCTTTTCATTTTTCTTCCAAGTACAAAAATGGGAAAACTAATATCGTAGCTGACGCATTGTCGCGACGGTATTCTTTAATTACCATGCTTAATGCTAGACTACTTGGGTTTGAAATGTTGAAAACTTATTATGGAAAAGACGTGGATTTTGGGGAATTATTTAGCAAAGGCTTGGTTGGAGTCAATGGTGAGTTCATTTTACAAGATGGTTTCTTATTTAAGGGGAACCGTCTTTGTATTCCGAGACATCCAATTCGGGAACTGTTGGTTCGGGAGGCTCATGGGGGTGGTTTGGCGGGACATTTTGGTGTAGCTAAGACCATGGAGTTGCTTAAAGAACATTTTTTTTGGCCTAAAATGTTCGGGGATGTGTCGAAAATCGTAGCTAAGTGTGTGACGTGCAAGGTAGCCAAGAGTGCGTTCAAACCAGGCCCGTATATTCCATTACCGGTCCCTGTAAGACCTTGGGAGGACGtttctatggacttcattgttgCATTGCCCCGTACTCAAAGAGGTAAGGATGCGATTATGGTGGTTGTTGATCGGTTTTCGAAAATGGCTCACTTTATTCCGTGTCACAAGACCGACGACGCTGGTAATGTCGCGGATTTGTACTATAAGGaggtggttcgtttgcatggtaTTCCCAAGACAATCGTCTCCGACCGTGATTCTAAATTTTGAGCTATTTCCGGAATACTTTGTGGAGAAAGGTGGGTACGAAACTTTTGTTTAGCACTTCACATCATCCGCAAACGGATGGGCAAACCGAGGTCACAAACCGAACCTTGGGTACTTTATTGCGTGGGTTGGTAAGTAAGACACAAAAGGATTGGGATATTAAGCTAGCTCATGCCGAGTTCGCTTATAACCGTGCCCCTACATATCGATGTGTCGATCACCATTTGAAGTCGTATATGGTATTAATCCTTATTTGCCCCTCGATCTCATTCCAATGCCGAAAGGGGAACTAGTGCATAAGGATGCTGATTCTAAACTTAAAACTATGATGAAGCTCCATCAACAAGTCCGTGACCGAATTATTGAAGTTAATGCTGCCTACCAACGAAAGGCCAATAAGCATAGAAGGCCTCGTGTTTTTGAAGAAGGTGATTTAGTGTGGGTCCATTTACGGAAAGAACGATTCCCGAGTAAGCGGAAAAATAAGCTCATGCC
Protein-coding sequences here:
- the LOC141619902 gene encoding uncharacterized protein LOC141619902; this encodes MADFDDDMLLNQVRDLLRNHPTGNRLRPKQDEFKVSELPEFVGGTNPEDYLDWERKIDRLFDFKDLSDEKRCKYAILRLSKGASLWYEGLKAKRSRAGKDKISSWDSLKRKLRKRYVPATHKLSVYRKIADFMQEKLSVAEYIDEFEKLILMGELEENEEQKMSRFLRGLNRHIANTVELYPYSDFDTLCTLCLKIEAQGKFKTGGSSKEYSSPYTYSKPVFPPKTTPTPNSINSPKATPKTTESGKETSLSKVRCFKCQGFGHFQSACPNRRVVTLREAREYLDDAAEEEERLGDIFNFDEGEGEEVEEGYEAPIYDTLLVLRSLQVQVESIDSDQREQLFHTKCQVKNKWCSVIIDGGSCTNVASEEMVSKLGLTTVAHPKPYALHWLNDGNSVKVTRQARVGLSMGSYVDEVLCDVIPMDACHVLLGRPWQFDRDVVHQGRSNEYVLRDNGKKIVLKPMSSQAIRSMSTKKKKTTMLVKEREIEQAIDRGELVYLLLAKEESVLDRVLSVGSPVDGLLREFADVFPDDLPPGLPPIRGIEHQVDLVPGAPLPNKAAYRCNPEEAKELQGQINELMERGYLRESMSPCAVPVLLVPKKDGSWRMCVDSRAVNNITIKYRFPIPRLDDLLDELHGSKLFSKIDLRSGYHQIRMREGDEWKTAFKTKYGLYEWTVMPFGLTNAPSTFMRLMNEVLKAFLGKFVVVYLDDILVYSRNLQKHLEHLRMVFETLREQKLYGKREKCSFLEEKILFLGYVVSGDGVEVDQSKVDAIRTWPSPCSVTEVRSFLGLASFYRRFIHNFSTIASPMTECLKKGTFMWGEAAQASFELLKERLSQAPILALPNFSQPFEVECDASGVGIGAF